tatttttatttttttaagctagGGACCCCAAGTggcagtgtgccattgtcctagGACCCAAAGGGACTCCAAAAAGAGGTAGACTCCAATAGTATGTATTGCATATCTGACTACCAGGAGACACAACAACACAGTTCTCTGTCCCACTGGGGCCCCGACTTTCAGACAGGACACCTCTGGATTATAACAATGCAGCACAAGAGGAAGGAGAGAGCACTCGAGAACAGATCGTAATGTTTCAACTTACGCCCATTGTTTCATGAGACTCGAAGCAATCCATGTAATTTGCTCCCCAGATACTCCAAGAAGACAGGAACTTGAACAGATTGATCTTCACAGGTTGCTCTACGAAAACGAAATAATTTGATGACATCCCGAAGCTGGAAGAGAGGTGACAATCACATTATATTACAAAGACCGGAGAATTTCCTATTATATGAGGAGTGAAAAGaggagattttattttataatatattggtGAACGAGGGCTTGGGGAATGTTCTAttcaaataaagtattaaaaatgtgttttgttttttttactattttggtaTTGGGAGACCTCTTTCCAAGGGTCCCAGTCTTTTCCATTATCCCCAGTGCCCACAACCCAGAGAGCCAAGAAGAACCCCATCACTTTTCAGCATAAGACTGGTAGAGGCAGCATGTTGCACATTTTCCACCACCCCATAGGGGCCACAGTCCTGCGCTGACCAAGGTGCTGCTGGTTTCAACTACAACAGGAGGACCCTGTGCTGACGGTTTCCTGGTTATTGTGTGACCTTCCCCCGGCCTGTCTAGGCTGATGCTGGTTTCCAGTTTAGTAGAGCTATCgaaatgaatgggctattgaaataaatgggccattgaaataaatgggccaTTGAAATAAATCGGAAAAACTCTGTGCTTCTTGTATCTGGACACATTCACTAACACATGTGACCATTACCGGCACATAAGAACAGGCATACCGCATATCAAAACCTTTTGTATGCCTTTTCACTTGCGGTTTGCACTTGTGTTTTTGGCACACATGCAATGTCGGTGAGAAACTGGCCAAGACACctgtgctaaaaaataaaaataaatatatatttatttaatcaatagtttttttttattccatagtcttttctgataatgccatcctgagatgacagtAACAGAATAGCTATCGCGAGAGATACTTTACgatgacaatattggtggcggaATTTCATAGCGAACAGTTTTGCTGGCTTTAAAAATcagtattttgttattatttttttgaataaAATGTTCATTACTTATGGCTAACAGTTCAATTTAAACATATTTGTTCTTGAATCCCACTGTCCCTGAATCTTTTTGCTACTTAAAGTGTTCGAAGCAGATTCAGGAGATTTTTTTCAAGCAATCGAAAATATTGTACGGAATGTATAGATCTGGACTTTTCACGGTTGTACTTTTTTATGGCGAAATAACGTATGTGCCTTTTTTCCGGTCGCAATAGTGCAAAAAAGTAAAGAATAGAATGATGCAAGgctaaaaatattttgtgttttcaTGGGTGAAGCATTATGATGTGTGACACTGGGGAAATCAATTAGCCCCCAGTCTCCAAGGTATTTAAACATAGGGGAACATACAATTCGGCGCGTTATGGAACATCCACGGAGACACCTCGCGTTGGAGAATTTACAGGAATCTACTAATTTTTTCAGAAAAATTAACTACACCACTGATCGCTGTGCAGAAATGCCAATCGTCAATCACTgctttatttattgaattttgATAATGCTACTGCCTAATAAAAATTACACGTACATTCCCCCACCAATTGTTATACCTTCTGTATCCTGCGCCCCccatacctcttagattgtaagctcatatggtCAGGACCATCTTTACTTCCTGTTTCATGCCATTGTGtgtcatttgtttgtgtcatgatcccctcaaatgtacagcgctgtgtaatatgtcagtgctttgTAAATAAACGATAGTGATGTTAGGGTTAAATACGGTATCTCCTTTTCAAACTGATTTGAATACACGGAATTGTTTTCTTAGTTCTCGCTGCTGCCACCTGCTGGTGACTCCTGATTTATGCACTTTATTTGGTTTCTGACAACAGAACTGTGACATGTAGGAATTACACAGAGGCTGCGGACGTTACCTGTGGACGTAGGATGGGGTGAACCTGTCACTGCAAGGAAACTGGACAACAACCTTGGACTTTGTTACTGGATCTTCTTTGTCTGAAACACAAAACCAGGATTACTATGCgttaaataataatgttaatccTTTTTTACTTTAACAAATCCATTAATTATATGTGAGACTTTAACAAATCCATTAATTATATGTGAGAAGTTCTATACTGTAAGCACCACCCACAAACTGTTAGGCCACACCCCTTGTGTCCCTTTACCTGTGCTTTAAAACaactatacacacaaacacacacacacatagtctgCTAGAAAACATTTGTAGCCACACGATATGTAGAGTTTGACCGAAGGTGTGGGGCGCGCAGTCCCCTCAATCAAATCCTCCACAGAGGGACACAACCCAATGCAAATTACACCCCCAAGTTGAAAATTTTAAGAGTTTATTATTTACAAAGGATTTCTAGTACTAGGAGAATTACAAGACAAAGATCATGTGAAATATATTcgcaaataattacatttttctgtctTTCAGCTTATTTTCTGCTGAATGCAATGCTTATTATCCCTGCATTTCcacatatataaattaataaatcatcattagctatatatatatatatatatattatatatatatatatatatatagcgccactaattccgcagcgctgtacaaagaactcactcacatcaatccctgccccattggggcttacagtctaaattccccaacatacagagacacagacagagagagactagggtcaatttaatagcagccaattaacctaccagtatgtttttggaatgtgggaggaaaccggagcacccagaggaaacccatgcaaacaccgggagaacatacaaactccacacagataaggccatggtcgggaatcgaactcatgaccccagcgctctgaggcagaagtgctaaccactgagccaccgtgctgataaATAAATTGGTGTTTCTGTGTAACAACAATAAAGGCAGCATAAGAAATTAAAAGCCCCATAgaatttgttattttaaataagGGAGAGGGGAGGATGTCAAGGGTCAGGATCCCAAGAGAGGGGGAGTGGGGTTAAGGATCCCAAGAGAGGGGGAGTGGGGTTAAGGATCccaagagagggggagggaggttaAGGATCccaagagagggggagggggggttaaggATCccaagagagggggagggaggttaAGGATCccaagagagggggagggggggttaaggATCccaagagagggggagggaggttaAGGATCccaagagagggggagggggggttaaggATCccaagagagggggagggggggggggttaaggatcccaagagaggtggagggaAGGGGGTTAATGATCccaagagggggagagggggttaaggatcccaggggagggggGCTAAGGATCccaagaggggggggagggggtctaaGGAtcccaagaggggggggggagggattaATGATCCCAAGAGGGGGTTAGAAGGGAGGGTACTAGGGAAATGCATTATCTGTGGGCACGAGATGTGATAAGCATCTCTGAAGGCTTCCACCACCATATGATAACGTTTTGCACATCTCCCACCGTCCAGTAGAGTTACAGACCCTCTTGGGAGCTTCCTGGATATTCCAAGAGAGTCGGCAGGAACACTCATCTACATCTCACTTCCCGCACCTAATTCTAATGTGCATAGGAAGAAATCCATCCGGCAGGATCTAAGCTTTATCTCAAACAACTATTCTGATAACTTCCTGAATtttagttttttggtttttttttaatatcattgACAACCCTTGAAAATATCATCTGCTAACAATTTTACAAATTACCAACAGCCAACAATTTCACTGGCAAATTGTGATTCTAAAATGTATCATGATGGTAATATCCAGGGacagaaaataaaactaaattctATGCAATGTTTAGTACTGTCAGGTAAAAAGGTTACTATTTTCTTCTTTTACTGACTgatagtaaatttactgacagtttgGCCATTATGGCCTATACATGATTACACACCTTCCTGCAGAGGGGGGATTTTGATGAGATTGTAAGCGATGGCGAAATTCTTCCCAAAACAGTTTCCGATATTGTAAACCGTGCCGTCATTTTCGATATGCGGATGCGCCGTGACGCCGTTGATGGAGATGTACTTACAAAGATCCACCTGAAAGTCAAACAACAAGCTGCAAGGTTACTGGTGATGAATCACACGCCAATGTTTACTGCCGCTGCAGTGACATTTAATTATATGAGCAATCTGTTATATATATTAGACATCATAAAATTATCATTTCAAATTTGTAGACACACTCAAAGTCTTATTACCTTAATAAttactgcatataaaatatagcaaaacaGTATAAATGATTCACCGAATGATGACTGATAAAGAGGCTGGTCACAAAATGTTATTTAGCAAACGAAAGTAtcacacaaagaaagaaagacCATAAAACTTTGAGTAATACGTTTTAGACAGTAATAAATTATTCTCCTCATTTTCGGTGTTAAAAATTCTTAAGGAGTTAAAAATTTCTGCATTGTATTAAATCCTAAAACATGGTTTTTGGGGATGTCTATATGACTCTGTTTGCAGGTCTCCAGAGGTGTTTCAGGTGTCATGTCACTTAGCAGTCTCAGGATGACTGCAATAAAAAGAAATTTGATACCCAGCCCAATGGTTGGAAAATAAACCTCAAAATAAACACACGCATAAAGTACCTTTTTAATGGTTTCTAGCGTCTCCGGATTGACCTTTGTTATGTAATTGGTTTCTGTGCAGGCGTAAAAGTCCTCACCCACCGGATATACGTTCACCAGGGCGTTGTCCGTCACTTCGATGCCTTTGAAGTATGAAAAAAACCTGCGCACCAAATATATCATTACAATGGTCACTGATGGCATGTGGCATGTTTCCGTACACAGCGTGTTCCTCACTCACCTGGAAAATATATTCTTACAGGGGTCGGGGAAAGCAAAGGTGCCAAATTCTGTGATTACGATCCTCTTCTCAGTCATTGCTCGGACGTAGGCGTCAGTCTTTACAAACCTGCAGCCAGGCATACGGTACAATATCATGATGGTTTATGTTGTATTACATTGCGGTTTAGTGTCCGGCTTGCGACTGGTTTTAATTACTGCATTGTAAGCAGTGGCAAATTCTAAAAGATGCATTTCGGGCCTGTGCTGCTTATTGCAAAATGCGTGGGATGTGGGACGTGCTGTGAAGAAAATTAAAACCCTAAAGCGTTCTATACGGTGTGGGTCAAAGCTATGGGTTGATCATGCAACCTACATGTATGGTGCACCAAAACATGCGCTACACCTCTGCAATGTTGCACGCTCAGAGTGAATTAACAAGCAAAATATTTCTGCTGAACGTTGCCTTGTGTTGTGCTAGGAGCTACTTGTCCGGGAGCATGCCCAGGGGCCGGGGTGAGAGTGCCCAAATGACCAGTATAGCGGAGATCTGCAACACCGATTCCCAGACCTGCCTAAACCACACCCATTATGTGTGGCCACTCCCATTGCCAGGTAGGCCACACCTTCTTTTTGATGACTGGTGGCAGGTgtgttggttgctatgggttactacaTATCTTTAGTAAATGCCAATGAGATTGTAAGCACTTTTGGAGCAGGATTCTCATTGTTATTATCTCTcaattatgtaaataataaagtttatggGAACGTCATAATGCACGATATGTATGATTTACTCTGCACAAGAGGAAAAAGAGGTTTCCGctttataaatcaataatattaacCCCCATAGACACAGTCACACCTAGTGGCTAATTAGTAGCGGGTTTGTAGGATATTACCAATAGCACTTAAACTTATGATTCAATTTCAGAGAggtgctagaaagtttgtgaactctttagaattttctgaatttctgcattattaggaccttaaatgtgttcagatATTCATATAAGTCAGAAAACTAAAGAGATCCCAATAAATTAAACATTATATACTTTTTCATTAATATATTGATCAACACCTATGCTTTCGGTAACTGGTGTGTCTTCCTTGAGCAACAATGACTTCACTGAAATGTCTACGGCAATTGTCCCGCACATTGGCTTGGAGGAATGTTGTAGGTGGGTCTTCTTATCTTGCTTCAGGTCCTGCTTCCTTTCAATTGGATTAAGGTCAGGAGAGTCAATCAATGGGATGACAATCGGGTATAAACCTGGGTCTTCACTACCAAAGACTGGTCTTCACCACATAGGTATGTGAACACAAGCCAGCAAAGACGTTCCTGAGTACTTCAGAAAAAGAGTTTACAATGCTCACCAGGCTGGAAAAAGGATTTCTAAAGACTTTGGGCTTCACCAATCCACGATGAGGCAGATAGTGTCCAATTGGAGAAAATCCATCATTGTTACTCTCCCCAAGAGCGGTTGTCCAAGCGCAAGGCATATAGTGATCCCGGAGATTTTGAGGAACCCCAGAGTAACATCCATGGTTCTGCAGTTCTCTCTTGCACTGGCTAATATCAGAGTTCATTAGTTCTCCATCAGGCAAACACTGAACAAGAATTGTGTGCATGGAACAACAGCCAGGAGAATGCCACTACTCTCCAAGAACATCGCTAAAGACCACCAGGATGAGCCAGTAGACTATGGAAGAATGTTCTGTGAATGGATGAGTCTAGAATAGAACTTATGGGGCTTAATTGAGAAATGTTATGTTTGGAGAAAACCAAACACTGCATTTCAGCATAGGAACATCAATCCCAACTGTGAAGCTGCCACCAGACCAGGACAGCCTGCCAAGGAACCATGGATTCTGGATTGTTAGAAATCCTACTGGAGAATATCAGGATATCCGTCCATAAACTGAAGCTCAATAGAATTTGGGTCTTGCAGCGAGACAACAACCCTAAACACAAAAGTCAGTCTACAGATAATGGTTGAAGCAGAAGAAATTTTGCGTGTTGGAATGGCCCAGACCCTAATCCAATCAAAATGTTAGGGCAGGGCCTGAATTGGGGTGTTCATGCAAGAAAGCTGACCGACATCCATGAGTTTAAGTAGTTCTGTAAGGAAGAATGGGCCAAAATTCCTTCAAGTCGATGTGCGGAATGATAAAAAATTACCGTAAGCGCTTGATTAAAATCCGTGCTGCTTAAGGGGGGTCACACTAGTTACTGAGaagttcacatactttttccgaCAGAGgtactgagaatgcagccaattagCTCAATAgaagctagtgacatcactggggtacTAAGAAATACAGCCAATCAGCTTCTTAGAAGCTAGTGACAAAATCGAGTTACtgtaaatgcagccaatcagatccttCTACTGTACGtatatcagtggcggatccagggggggggggcgatcggggcgatcgccccccctagcagacacttgctgccgacggctgcacagtatgtgcaggtccgtccagccgtgacaggcagggacagtgtgctgcccggctgctctgactgtttaaaacacaatcagagcagccgggcagcacactgtccctgcctgtcacggctggacggacctgcacatagtgtgcagccgtcggcagcctaagatgctagaaaggggcagggcctaaatcgccccccccccctacctaaatcgccccccccctacctaaatcgccccgggtacaccagttttctagatctgcccctgacgTATATGGCAGGTGgtatttaatttccatttttcaaTATATGCTCAGTAAAACATAGACATTAATCATCCGAAACAAACAATTGTCTGAGAATTTAGACTCGTCCATTCTACCTGCTAGTGTACCACTTCTGTTGGATATACCATACAAGGACATTCAAATGGTGTtctaattttactttattttataatttaggaCGATTTAAAACTGTTTTTAATCCAGTTTCAGGAGTAGGTACCACATTAAACATTGATGAGAAGAGAAGATCTGCAAGATAAAGGTCACACCTACCTGCGATGATATGTGACATGACCCTCTTTAAACTCAAACTTGTGGAGCAGAGCTTGCCCATCAAACAAGTGGTAAAACTGCTCTGAGCCAACTTCGAACAGCCCAGGGCCGCACCTCAACAGACTTCCGGACAACCACGGGGGTAAACGACCTATCCGAGAGTGAATGGAGATAGACAAACCATAGGAGAGATGTGAAAACTTCAATGTACAAAATGAAAGTcactcactgggcctgattcatcaaggaatggaaAGTGATCGCaatttgtgatttaaaaaaaataataattaaaaaaaattgcatcagaacgcacaggaaaaaaaaaatgacattaacacctgttaatactataatcattaataaaaattcataaaaaaaaatgttttttccccatgaaataaatttatcaagttgttaTTACGgaacactgtacataaaatgcatttttaccgtttcttttacttgcaaacacatgttctagctgcatacacatccgtcatcaccgtcacttacaccagacctgtagctggtgcaagtgataaggcTAAAAaacacctgagagatgcccagagcttgaatgggACGGATGTGTGCGCActtgaccttggcacgcccttactgtaaattgcctACGCCCCTTCACCTCCCCCGTTCCTCCCTTAAAATCTTGGGCAGTCGTAAACGTCCTTTGAGTTTGacgatgaattgcatgcactggCGTATAATCCATTTCTGAGCATTTATACCATTTCACGCAATATACAGCACATATCGGGATTTACATTACTTAATGAATCGCGACCAATATCTACTCTATTACATCTGCTGTCCAATATTTGTTACAAATAGGGGCAATTAGAAATTCCCATTATCTTGTAACACAAACTCAGTTCTGTTAGTGGTCACATGAGAGTTTTTCATGCAGCAAAATAATAACGACTACGGAGAGCAActtcattttcaatttcagagcaTTTTTCCTGTTAGCGAGAAAACCATTGCCTTAAAAGTTCTACATACAGGGCAATTGCCAGGGGGTCATAGtttaggggggggggcatctAAAAAGGTCACCCATGAAGTATATTTATTTTCCCTGCGCCACCCCTGTAGAAACCACTGCTACTTCTTAACTCAAGCTGCCGGGTGCCACTCCCTCATGTCAGTGACActctgggggtgtggctatgatgTCATAGCCACATTTCCAGTCTGACAGGGAAGCAGAAAatgtccccctttcccctgcCCCGCACGTACGCCTAGTGGTGAGGAGAAAGTCTAGTTGGGCACCTGAAAGATCTCTAGAGATATATCAGAGGCAACGATCTATGATATCTTTCCTGAACAATTCACATGATCCCTCTGATATACACCACGAGACttgaaatagaaaaacaaatgtagccaaattcataaataaattaaatattcctATTTCCTATGACTTAATCATATTCCAGTTAAGGATTTCTGATTTCTGAGTCCTTTGACAAGACATGGAAGAAACCATTTTGAGTACACCATACCATTGCAGAATCAAACGGACTCACCGGTCACATGCACACTCATTGGGGTAGCCAGCTCCTCCACTGTCTCAAACAGCTTCTTGTACCCACCGGCAGGATGCTCCACACTACAAAATAATCACATCACACAGTCCACTTACATACAGGAAATGTAATCTACATGGGGGAAAAGTTCTCCCCCTTCATTAATTAGATATAAAAGGTAGCTCCacccaaaatattattttttaaatcctaTCCCCAAACTGGTAAGCCTGTTTTTTGAAATAATTTTCATGGTTACCAAATGTGTAAGGTTAACAGAAACCGTCCCAGGTTTTGAAGATTTGTCCTTGGAAATGTCCCTATATTTCCATATTGACCTACTGTAGAGACCATCATCTCCTTTACTGAATAAGCCATGTAGTTCCCTTTATCTCAATATCTCCATTATAGTTCTCCTATAATACTTAGACACAAGATACACAATGAGTggattaaggggtagatttactaaaaaatccaaaaaggaaaaagtggagatgttgcccatagcaaccaatcagaatctagctaccATGTTctataatgtactaaatgaatgacagctagattctgattggttgctatgggcaacatctccacttttccgttTTAGAAAGGGATCACTTTAATTTTGGAGTTTTAAAAATTGCACATAACAATAATTGTaaattgtgaataaaaaaaacccaacaacaaaaaacatggtTTACAATCTATTCTGGTATAACTATATTACAGAGAGTACAAATCTAACCAAGATTCCTGAATGGAAATTCAGGACAAAACAGACCTCACCCCCAATGCAGATGTCTTTATCAAGCACTTGAATTAACAACATCAGTGAATGAAGGATCAGGTCTGAGAAATCAAGATGTATTTAGTTGTATCAAGCACATTAAGCTCCGACCTCCTGCATTCTGCTAAATAGCCACTAAATTTAtaatccaacttttttttttttataaccttgTGATAATGTTTTCCTACTATTTATATAAAACTACACACATTTTAGATAAGATAGTGATTTACTGGGGgaggttattttgttttttaaatgcagaTTTTATTCTTAGCACATAAAAAAATCCTACAGTGAACCAGTCTATGGGAAGCTCGGATTTGATAATACAGAAGATTGTGGCCTATAATCAGGTAGGTAACGAGTAAAAATGTGGTAAGCAACATCACTACGtctataaaagagctactaacagcgttcatacatataaatattatatattaatattatatattcattaaaaacaggaaagtttattttatgtagccataaaaaaacatctaaatttCTATCCCAATACTTTTATTCATTGCTATGGCTACATAATACACTACATAATACACTACATAATACACTGTCCAGTTCATTGAAGTATTGGCGAGAGCACCACCATCttttgcactatatatatatatatacacacacacaaaaaattaatagatcatctgcactcaccatgtacagactggggtgcaagaaggggttgcccacattgtatagatgAAAAActgggatactctgcactctccatacacataattaatgctgtactaaatacttttctatattaaaaacagggaatgttagttccgcatattgcaatatatgttaagctgatcaACTTGCACCCGACTctttcaattaattaattcattgtgtcaggtgagtcccaggtctcccatggctgctagtgctagggaaagacttgcctttaaaaagcTGTCTGCAGGTAAGCCTTAAACCCAGATAAGATAGCATAGCagttgatcatgttaggactgaccagaatgggaagactttggcgtgagttggtcagcttaacatatattgcaatatgtggaactaacattctgtttttaatatagaaaagtagttagtatAGCATTAAttgtgtgtttggagagtgcagagaatCCCTGTTTGTATCTCtatatatcaatatttatatatatctatagatatatatatatctcatcatcatctacatatacataattatatatatatatatatatatatatatatatatatatatatatatatatatagcgccactatataTAGAAAATCTGTGTTGCCATTGCAGACAGCTACATCTATCTGTTTCAGAAGCAAAATTTTGTTTCCACTGCAAATATAAGTGCAATGTACACCGCCTTCATTACTAAGTTCGTctcaatctaatttttttttttttcaacatgtaTAAAATTATTTCTTAAAATCAATAGCCACAAAAGCAGCTTCATCTCGACTAAGAACTTCAGATGCAGACGCTGTACTAGAGAAAACATAGTTTTTGTTAGAAGTTGCGTCTATTAGAAGATGAGCAGCCAGTGGTGGATGTATGAGGTTGACGCGTTGACCTGACTGTTAATACCTTCTTGTGTCGTACTTACTGTCTAGCCATGATGCCTCCTGCAAAGAATCAGCCGCTCTGAGGGTGAGATTGAGAGTCTGAAGTCTCATGCTATTTATAGAGACTTTCATTTGTTTCGAGAGAATAATCTTCTTAACAAGACACCCCAGCCAATCGGCGTGGACACGGGGAACAGACGTCTCTTTCAGGGCTTGGAATTCTC
This window of the Mixophyes fleayi isolate aMixFle1 chromosome 8, aMixFle1.hap1, whole genome shotgun sequence genome carries:
- the RPE65 gene encoding retinoid isomerohydrolase isoform X1, which codes for MARHVEHPAGGYKKLFETVEELATPMSVHVTGRLPPWLSGSLLRCGPGLFEVGSEQFYHLFDGQALLHKFEFKEGHVTYHRRFVKTDAYVRAMTEKRIVITEFGTFAFPDPCKNIFSRFFSYFKGIEVTDNALVNVYPVGEDFYACTETNYITKVNPETLETIKKVDLCKYISINGVTAHPHIENDGTVYNIGNCFGKNFAIAYNLIKIPPLQEDKEDPVTKSKVVVQFPCSDRFTPSYVHSFGMSSNYFVFVEQPVKINLFKFLSSWSIWGANYMDCFESHETMGVWMHVAEKHTGEYLNIKYRTSAFNIFHHINTYEDNGFLIVDLCCWKGFEFIYNYLYLANLRENWEEVKKLAEKAPQPEVRRYILPLDIQKNDVGKNLVSLPYTTATATLRSDDTIWLEPEVLFSGPRQAFEFPQINYKKHGGQNYSYAYGLGLNNFIPDRLSKLNVKTKETWVWQEPNTYPSEPIFVASPDALEEDDGVILSVAICPGVGHKPSFLLILDAKDMSEIARAEVDTNIPVTFHGLFKRD
- the RPE65 gene encoding retinoid isomerohydrolase isoform X2 translates to MARHVEHPAGGYKKLFETVEELATPMSVHVTGRLPPWLSGSLLRCGPGLFEVGSEQFYHLFDGQALLHKFEFKEGHVTYHRRFVKTDAYVRAMTEKRIVITEFGTFAFPDPCKNIFSRFFSYFKGIEVTDNALVNVYPVDLCKYISINGVTAHPHIENDGTVYNIGNCFGKNFAIAYNLIKIPPLQEDKEDPVTKSKVVVQFPCSDRFTPSYVHSFGMSSNYFVFVEQPVKINLFKFLSSWSIWGANYMDCFESHETMGVWMHVAEKHTGEYLNIKYRTSAFNIFHHINTYEDNGFLIVDLCCWKGFEFIYNYLYLANLRENWEEVKKLAEKAPQPEVRRYILPLDIQKNDVGKNLVSLPYTTATATLRSDDTIWLEPEVLFSGPRQAFEFPQINYKKHGGQNYSYAYGLGLNNFIPDRLSKLNVKTKETWVWQEPNTYPSEPIFVASPDALEEDDGVILSVAICPGVGHKPSFLLILDAKDMSEIARAEVDTNIPVTFHGLFKRD